Proteins from a genomic interval of Zingiber officinale cultivar Zhangliang chromosome 2A, Zo_v1.1, whole genome shotgun sequence:
- the LOC122042760 gene encoding GDSL esterase/lipase LTL1-like yields MAAAGLATSFLAPAIAGVLLLLLTLTSLPTPSVAARAFFVFGDSLVDNGNNNYLATTARADQPPYGIDTPSHRATGRFSNGKNVPDIVSEYIGSESTLPYLSPELQGERLLIGANFASAGVGILNDTGIQFANIIRITKQLHYFEQYQQRLSSVVGPEAAGQLVNEALVLITLGGNDFVNNYYLVPFSLRSRQFSLPDYVRYLISEYKKVLMRLYELGSRRVMVTGVGPLGCVPAELALRSRNGQCDPELDRVADMYNPQLIAMLGDLNAQVGADVFVAVNAYKMNMDFITNPQAFGFVTSKIACCGQGPYNGIGLCTLLSNLCPNRDIYAFWDAFHPSERANRIIVSQFMTGSEEYMSPMNLSSILAMDTRT; encoded by the exons ATGGCAGCCGCCGGTTTGGCCACCTCCTTCCTGGCTCCGGCGATCGCCGGCgtactcctcctcctcctcaccctgACCTCGCTTCCGACTCCTTCGGTGGCTGCCCGCGCCTTCTTCGTCTTCGGCGACTCCCTAGTCGACAACGGCAACAACAACTACCTCGCCACCACCGCGCGCGCCGACCAGCCCCCATACGGCATCGACACGCCGAGCCACCGCGCCACCGGCCGCTTCTCCAACGGCAAGAACGTCCCTGACATAGTCA GCGAGTACATTGGATCAGAGTCCACGCTGCCGTACTTGAGCCCTGAGCTCCAAGGTGAGCGGCTCTTGATCGGTGCAAACTTTGCGTCTGCCGGCGTTGGGATCCTCAACGACACCGGAATCCAATTT GCGAACATCATCAGGATCACGAAGCAGCTGCATTACTTCGAGCAGTACCAGCAGCGGCTGAGCTCGGTGGTGGGGCCGGAGGCGGCGGGGCAGCTGGTGAACGAGGCGCTGGTGCTGATCACCCTCGGCGGCAACGACTTCGTCAACAACTACTACCTCGTGCCCTTCTCCCTCCGCTCCCGCCAGTTCTCCCTCCCCGACTACGTCCGCTACCTCATCTCCGAGTACAAGAAGGTCCTCATG AGGCTGTATGAGCTGGGGTCGAGGCGGGTGATGGTGACGGGGGTGGGGCCGCTGGGGTGCGTGCCGGCGGAGCTGGCGCTGAGGAGCAGGAATGGCCAGTGCGACCCGGAGCTGGATCGAGTTGCGGACATGTACAACCCGCAGTTGATCGCAATGTTGGGGGACCTCAACGCGCAGGTCGGCGCCGACGTCTTCGTCGCCGTCAACGCCTACAAGATGAACATGGACTTCATAACCAACCCTCAGGCTTTCG gTTTCGTCACATCAAAGATAGCTTGTTGCGGCCAAGGACCCTACAATGGAATCGGACTTTGCACTCTCTTGTCAAACCTATGTCCGAACCGAGACATCTACGCCTTTTGGGATGCATTCCACCCGAGCGAACGAGCAAATCGCATCATTGTGAGCCAATTCATGACCGGAAGTGAGGAGTACATGAGCCCTATGAACTTGAGTTCCATCCTTGCTATGGACACTCGCACTTGA
- the LOC122042761 gene encoding uncharacterized protein LOC122042761: MVFEIPSARIQQLQEGLRREAGLSSNEPADSAPQLPSIRDAVAALDPELSPSLRCERCRGGLLRGLQSTICIYCGHDRRKEGSSHSISFNSTVGCRKLLDFLGLDGSETVLPDMETSGSKKGQDTPKSELVLSDLLDLVLKWPSDKEDIDDTSGSPVPNTIALTLTGVDLDNLFPERKGEASSIAPDLNDDFIPRQNREAKTHVSSAFEAFNVFGKLQTSEMKTSTYSSNVDGSFSAWNAEFHPASGTSAVSPKSLELFQDSSVSSLPNAAITEATKDQHEKIGALGGIQSQSGPPTSVNKELQNDFWPMVSAKIEPSNSLKDETHIDKGDSVIKSISGFSVQDDLWPSSSITKSDTSTQNNLTDDSIEDWQDFTGSARRTSSSMQNRTVMNLFGDSPTTKSDYLFPESSENALQSNKTVVGKSDSVDDWQDFASLGQQESSIAHRTQSDIALNKSVTPMHISSNTRSDSLINMDVGHDDSSDVWQDFSSSGAAVEDAIYQEAQNRILQVKDPLKTDAVSSLPTSSTKDLDKSKPFHGDDDSNDWQDFASFAEVPAKSLIVESQSNSTFLDLTPETKSIDTWPLQEKESTNGYDDEFDDWQDFTSSVEVRESSSDHGEQSIVPVFVHPSETNSIHHQGMKTDDAVEIQKHHSDASNRQLDVLTFDRTNEVDKKTALDPHSILWNGNENIGSLDANSNSEHAKSNVEMLVSQMHDLSFMLADELSIPEKHKKN; this comes from the exons ATGGTGTTCGAGATCCCATCGGCTCGCATCCAGCAACTCCAAGAGGGTCTCCGGCGGGAGGCCGGCTTGTCGTCCAATGAACCGGCCGACTCAGCGCCGCAACTTCCTTCCATACGCGACGCGGTTGCTGCACTCGATCCGGAACTCTCTCCCTCCCTCCGTTGCGAACGGTGCCGCGGCGGTCTCCTCCGTGGCCTGCAGTCCACGATCTGTATCTATTGCGGCCACGATCGGAGGAAGGAAGGCTCATCTCATTCGATCTCCTTCAATTCCACCGTTGGGTGCCGAAAGCTTCTCGATTTCCTCGGGCTGGATGGATCT GAAACTGTTTTACCGGACATGGAGACAAGTGGTTCAAAAAAGGGTCAGGACACACCCAAGAGTGAGTTAGTTTTGTCTGATCTCTTGGACCTTGTATTAAAATGGCCTTCAGATAAGGAGGATATTGATGACACGAGCGGATCACCTGTCCCCAATACAATTGCTTTAACCTTGACTGGAGTTGATCTTGATAATCTTTTTCCTGAAAGAAAGGGAGAGGCATCTTCTATTGCTCCGGATCTCAATGATGACTTTATTCCAAGGCAGAATAGAGAGGCAAAAACTCATGTGTCTTCTGCTTTTGAAGCCTTTAATGTGTTTGGGAAACTTCAAACTTCAGAGATGAAAACAAGCACTTATAGCAGTAATGTTGATGGTTCATTCAGTGCCTGGAATGCTGAGTTTCATCCTGCTAGTGGCACTTCTGCTGTTAGTCCCAAATCACTTGAACTTTTTCAGGATTCTTCAGTTAGCAGTCTTCCTAATGCTGCAATAACTGAAGCTACTAAAGACCAACATGAGAAAATAGGAGCACTTGGAGGAATTCAAAGTCAGTCAGGTCCACCGACATCAGTCAACAAAGAACTTCAAAATGATTTTTGGCCCATGGTGAGTGCAAAAATAGAGCCTTCAAATTCACTCAAAGATGAAACTCACATTGATAAAGGGGATAGTGTCATAAAGAGTATCTCTGGATTTTCTGTTCAAGATGATCTATGGCCTTCAAGCAGCATCACAAAATCTGACACATCTACTCAAAATAATCTGACGGATGATTCCATTGAGGATTGGCAAGATTTTACCGGCTCGGCAAGGAGAACTTCATCAAGTATGCAAAATAGAACTGTAATGAACCTGTTTGGAGATTCTCCTACAACAAAGTCAGATTACCTCTTCCCTGAAAGCAGTGAAAATGCATTGCAAAGTAATAAAACAGTAGTTGGTAAAAGTGATTCTGTTGATGATTGGCAAGATTTTGCTAGCTTAGGACAGCAGGAAAGTTCTATAGCTCATAGGACACAATCAGACATTGCATTAAATAAGTCTGTCACTCCAATGCATATCAGCTCCAATACAAGATCTGATAGTTTGATAAACATGGATGTTGGTCATGATGATTCTTCTGATGTTTGGCAAGATTTTAGCAGTTCTGGTGCTGCAGTTGAAGATGCAATCTATCAAGAAGCACAAAATAGAATCCTCCAAGTTAAGGATCCTTTAAAAACAGATGCAGTTAGTTCCTTGCCTACCAGCAGCACAAAGGATTTGGACAAGAGTAAGCCCTTTCATGGAGATGATGATTCCAATGATTGGCAAGATTTTGCTAGCTTTGCTGAAGTCCCAGCTAAATCATTGATTGTAGAATCTCAGTCTAATTCTACATTTCTTGATCTAACTCCAGAAACAAAGTCAATAGATACTTGGCCTTTGCAAGAAAAAGAATCCACAAATGGGTATGATGATGAGTTTGATGATTGGCAAGATTTTACCAGCTCTGTGGAGGTACGAGAAAGTTCATCTGATCATGGAGAACAATCTATTGTTCCTGTATTTGTGCATCCCTCAGAAACAAATTCAATTCACCATCAAGGTATGAAGACAGATGATGCGGTGGAAATACAAAAGCACCACTCTGATGCGAGTAACAGGCAACTGGATGTTTTGACATTTGATAG AACCAATGAAGTGGACAAGAAGACTGCCTTGGATCCTCATTCTATTTTATGGAATGGAAATGAAAACATTGGAAGTTTAGATGCTAATTCAAATTCAGAGCATGCTAAATCCAATGTGGAGATGTTGGTGTCACAGATGCATGATCTTTCGTTCATGCTTGCAGATGAGCTTTCAATCCCAGAGAAgcataaaaaaaactaa